The window AGTCTACAGGCTCCTTCTTTCACGATCGGAGCACGACGTTAGGAACACTAATGGGAGTGAGCTTCCCCGCCATCACCTTCAGAGCTCCGAGCCAGCACCACCGCGACCCCCAACCCGGAAACATCAACAACATCGGTAGTACTAGCGCAAGCAGCTCCGGGAAGACGAAGAAGCCGAAAAAGAAGAGCGCCGCCGCTTCGTCGGCGGTGGGTGCGCTGGCGGGGCGGCGGAGGAGGTGGTGGCGCCTCTGCCAAGACGACGGCACCAAGCCGGCTTCGCTCGGGGAGTTTCTTGAGGTGGAGAGGAGGTTCGGAGACGCTGCGTTTTACGATACGGCCGCGGAGCTGGAAGGCGTCATGGTGGGCCAGCCCAGAAATGGACGGCTGTTGTTCGCCGACGGGAGGGTTCTTCCGCCGTCGAATGTTGATGATGGGATTGGGACTTC is drawn from Malus domestica chromosome 14, GDT2T_hap1 and contains these coding sequences:
- the LOC103431245 gene encoding uncharacterized protein At3g17950-like isoform X1, which gives rise to MLDPRNDMLPPPSSPTNSSVSSSDLDTESTGSFFHDRSTTLGTLMGVSFPAITFRAPSQHHRDPQPGNINNIGSTSASSSGKTKKPKKKSAAASSAVGALAGRRRRWWRLCQDDGTKPASLGEFLEVERRFGDAAFYDTAAELEGVMVGQPRNGRLLFADGRVLPPSNVDDGIGTSSTAAGVLSRLPVSLTAICGGGVA
- the LOC103431245 gene encoding uncharacterized protein At3g17950-like isoform X2, with product MLDPRNDMLPPPSSPTNSSVSSSDLDTELGNFQSQSTGSFFHDRSTTLGTLMGVSFPAITFRAPSQHHRDPQPGNINNIGSTSASSSGKTKKPKKKSAAASSAVGALAGRRRRWWRLCQDDGTKPASLGEFLEVERRFGDAAFYDTAAELEGVMVGQPRNGRLLFADGRVLPPSNVDDGIGTSSTAAGVLSRLPVSLTAICGGGVA